A window of Proteus columbae contains these coding sequences:
- the brnQ gene encoding branched-chain amino acid transport system II carrier protein — translation MAHRLTSRDILALGFMTFALFVGAGNIIFPPMVGLQSGEFVWTAAIGFLITGVGLPVLTVVALAKVGGGIEALSTPIGKSMGLLLAIVAYLAVGPLFATPRTATVSFKVGIAPLVGDTEMSLLIYSIAYFLIVIGISLYPGKLLDSVGHILAPIKILALAVLGVAAVFWPAGGAIPATDAYREMAFTQGFINGYLTMDTLGAMVFGIVIVNAARSRGIDNSSLLTRYTMWAGIIAGVLLTAIYLSLFKLGSSSGSIIPGAQDGADILHAYVQYTFGDFGSFFLALLIFLACMVTAVGLTCACAEFFSRYLPISYRTLVLILAIFSAVVSNLGLSKLIEFSIPVLIMIYPPCIVIILMSFTLRLWNNPSRIIAPAMAVSLFFGIFDAIKASDYLKHLLPDWATKLPLSEQGLAWLIPVVVTIVVCGIYDKVAGSQSKKALQTKVTK, via the coding sequence ATGGCACATAGATTAACTTCCAGAGATATTCTGGCATTAGGGTTTATGACATTCGCCCTATTTGTTGGCGCTGGCAACATTATTTTTCCTCCAATGGTGGGGTTACAATCAGGCGAATTTGTTTGGACAGCAGCAATTGGCTTTTTGATCACAGGGGTAGGTTTACCTGTTTTAACAGTAGTCGCATTAGCAAAAGTCGGTGGTGGTATAGAGGCATTAAGCACACCGATTGGTAAATCAATGGGATTATTATTAGCTATTGTTGCCTATCTTGCTGTTGGACCTCTTTTCGCAACTCCTCGTACTGCAACGGTCTCTTTTAAAGTGGGTATTGCCCCTTTGGTGGGTGATACAGAAATGTCATTGCTGATTTATAGCATTGCCTATTTCTTAATTGTGATTGGTATTTCACTTTATCCCGGTAAATTATTAGATAGTGTTGGTCATATTCTTGCGCCTATTAAAATTCTGGCATTAGCAGTATTAGGTGTGGCTGCGGTGTTTTGGCCTGCTGGTGGCGCGATCCCTGCCACAGATGCTTATCGTGAAATGGCTTTCACTCAAGGTTTTATCAATGGTTATCTCACCATGGATACCTTGGGGGCGATGGTTTTTGGTATCGTGATTGTTAATGCTGCCCGCTCTCGTGGAATAGATAACTCTTCATTATTAACACGTTACACTATGTGGGCGGGTATTATTGCGGGCGTATTATTAACAGCTATTTACTTAAGCTTGTTTAAATTAGGTTCTAGCAGTGGGAGCATTATTCCAGGGGCGCAAGATGGTGCTGATATTTTACACGCCTATGTTCAGTACACTTTTGGTGACTTCGGTAGCTTCTTCCTTGCTCTACTGATTTTCTTAGCCTGTATGGTGACGGCAGTTGGTTTAACTTGTGCATGTGCTGAATTTTTTAGCCGTTATTTGCCCATCTCTTACCGTACATTAGTGTTGATTTTAGCGATATTCTCAGCGGTTGTTTCAAACTTAGGATTAAGCAAACTTATTGAGTTTTCGATTCCTGTGCTGATTATGATTTATCCACCTTGTATTGTGATTATTTTGATGAGTTTCACTTTACGTCTGTGGAATAATCCAAGCCGTATTATCGCGCCAGCGATGGCTGTTAGCTTATTTTTCGGTATTTTTGATGCAATAAAAGCCTCTGATTATCTGAAACATTTATTACCAGACTGGGCAACTAAATTGCCATTAAGTGAACAGGGATTAGCATGGCTCATTCCCGTAGTGGTGACGATTGTTGTGTGCGGTATTTACGATAAAGTTGCAGGCTCTCAGAGTAAAAAAGCACTCCAGACGAAAGTGACTAAATAA
- the ydhT gene encoding protein YdhT translates to MSVPSKENITLTKEDLRQLHVSTSLYRWFLRYFPDGGTYSAIHSELIKQRRTQWIESFIQYIYLRHFSETSFAKQEQEVMENILFLLGDEQQQGVSLQRLPYHNTLPTSENIQFSTEWHQLILKSQQLSTDLALCGSNNIVAFSGDENSIANTGYSNQLMNTGFAGKVCNTGNQCRIGSLGGRSRICNSGNDVKIYASGNGVHIANSGMRNFITASQDRAKVTNTGDLAQINVIGQNSVAINTGDNCKVTVSGDDSICISTGSLHQFCLGKGGSAVIAYHDGNRTRFKIFYEGEDDIVAGVHYYLDENQQPVAEKQYSTDQN, encoded by the coding sequence ATGTCAGTCCCTTCAAAGGAAAATATCACATTAACAAAAGAAGACTTACGACAACTGCATGTTTCAACTTCGCTTTATCGTTGGTTTTTGCGTTATTTTCCTGATGGAGGCACTTACAGTGCTATCCATAGTGAGTTAATAAAACAGCGCCGTACACAGTGGATAGAGAGCTTTATTCAATATATTTATTTACGTCATTTTAGTGAAACATCCTTTGCCAAACAGGAACAAGAAGTCATGGAAAACATCTTGTTCCTGCTCGGCGATGAACAACAGCAAGGCGTGTCATTACAACGCCTGCCATATCACAATACTTTGCCAACATCTGAAAATATTCAATTTTCTACCGAATGGCATCAATTGATCTTAAAAAGTCAGCAATTAAGTACCGATCTTGCTTTGTGTGGGAGTAATAACATTGTGGCTTTTTCTGGCGATGAAAACAGCATTGCCAACACAGGTTATAGTAATCAATTGATGAATACGGGTTTTGCAGGAAAAGTATGTAATACGGGTAATCAATGTCGTATTGGCAGCTTAGGTGGACGCTCTCGCATTTGTAATAGTGGCAATGATGTCAAAATTTATGCCTCTGGTAATGGTGTTCATATCGCAAACAGCGGCATGCGTAATTTTATTACTGCCTCGCAAGATCGAGCAAAAGTCACTAACACAGGTGATTTAGCACAAATCAACGTAATCGGACAAAACTCTGTCGCGATTAATACTGGTGATAATTGTAAAGTCACGGTATCTGGCGACGACAGTATTTGTATCTCAACAGGTAGCCTCCATCAATTCTGCTTAGGAAAAGGCGGCAGTGCAGTTATTGCTTATCATGATGGCAATCGTACTCGCTTTAAAATCTTCTATGAAGGTGAAGATGATATTGTTGCTGGAGTTCATTATTACTTAGATGAAAACCAACAGCCCGTGGCAGAAAAACAGTATTCTACAGATCAAAATTAA
- a CDS encoding YdhW family putative oxidoreductase system protein has protein sequence MMIEQSASASIPQDIADDADIALEQPDISRRRWLLPLSETGVGRSANTSTDIVEEPVAEIAELSAEQHLANAIRQCSKEGELLAISTLYDAPYSLTEEDIAQLETALKSDEFIDIAHLSLNGEDYFYSDEFMSDNFAQLQLLNRYADICTAIAGVVRFECETYPRPLKQSMLMSEPFQYTASEIEDALTLMKTHPDFQDIQQVLASNDAPYLFSNTLMSYGKARGLTEWIEVEQHENP, from the coding sequence ATGATGATAGAACAAAGTGCATCGGCTTCTATACCACAAGATATCGCTGATGATGCAGATATTGCTTTAGAGCAGCCTGATATTTCTCGTCGCCGTTGGTTACTGCCACTATCAGAAACCGGTGTTGGACGTAGTGCTAACACCTCAACGGATATCGTAGAAGAGCCCGTTGCAGAGATAGCAGAATTATCTGCCGAACAACATCTAGCGAATGCGATACGTCAATGTTCAAAAGAAGGTGAACTATTAGCAATTTCAACGCTGTATGATGCGCCCTATTCTCTGACAGAAGAAGATATTGCGCAGTTAGAAACCGCGTTAAAGAGCGACGAGTTTATTGATATCGCCCATTTAAGTCTCAATGGCGAGGATTATTTCTACTCAGATGAATTTATGTCAGATAACTTCGCACAACTGCAATTACTAAACCGCTATGCGGATATTTGTACAGCAATTGCAGGTGTGGTTCGTTTTGAATGTGAAACCTATCCTCGACCATTGAAACAAAGCATGTTGATGTCTGAACCTTTTCAGTACACGGCTTCAGAGATTGAAGATGCACTGACACTGATGAAAACTCACCCTGATTTTCAGGATATTCAGCAAGTTTTAGCGTCCAACGATGCCCCTTATCTCTTTAGCAATACGTTAATGAGTTACGGCAAAGCACGAGGCTTAACTGAATGGATTGAGGTAGAACAACATGAAAATCCTTAA
- a CDS encoding 4Fe-4S dicluster domain-containing protein, with the protein MRVSRRKFVAGMGSVIFFSAPLGSALAATAEKKPIRYAMIHDETLCNGCNICATACRRLNKVPNGMARMDIAHIPLSLKEDNDKYHFFRHSCQQCEDAPCIPVCPTGASWRDETNGIVRVNKEKCIGCSYCISACPYQVRYLNPVTHVADKCDFCLESRLQKGFPPICVSACPQNALLFGREDSPQIQEWLKTHDYYIYQLDGVGKPHLYRRVGPHSQEEGKV; encoded by the coding sequence ATGCGTGTTTCTCGCCGTAAATTTGTAGCAGGTATGGGATCGGTCATTTTTTTCAGTGCGCCACTAGGAAGTGCGCTTGCAGCAACTGCAGAAAAAAAACCTATCCGCTATGCCATGATCCACGATGAGACGCTCTGTAATGGCTGTAATATCTGTGCCACTGCATGTCGTCGATTAAATAAAGTACCCAATGGAATGGCTCGAATGGATATTGCTCATATTCCATTAAGCCTCAAAGAAGATAACGATAAATACCATTTCTTTAGACACTCTTGCCAGCAATGTGAAGACGCCCCTTGTATCCCAGTTTGTCCTACGGGTGCTTCTTGGCGTGATGAAACCAATGGCATTGTTCGTGTTAATAAAGAGAAATGTATTGGTTGTAGCTATTGTATATCGGCATGCCCATACCAAGTCCGTTATCTTAACCCTGTGACACATGTTGCTGATAAATGTGATTTTTGTCTTGAGTCTCGATTACAAAAAGGTTTCCCACCGATTTGTGTGAGCGCTTGTCCACAAAATGCCTTGTTATTTGGTAGAGAAGACAGCCCTCAAATTCAAGAATGGCTCAAAACACATGATTACTATATCTATCAACTCGATGGCGTAGGAAAACCACATCTCTATCGTCGTGTAGGGCCTCATTCTCAAGAGGAGGGTAAAGTATGA
- a CDS encoding aldehyde ferredoxin oxidoreductase — protein MTNGWTGNILRINLTTGAITRESSSKYKFLIGGMGFGYKIMYEEVAPGVKPFDEENKVVFAVGPLTGSGAPCSSRVNITSLSTFTRGNLVVDAHMGGFFAAWMKFAGYDSLIIEGKSDKPVWIHIDDDQVSIEDASFLWGKGVRQTTEELCAQTSPEACVAAIGPAGENLVPLSGIINSRNHSGGAGVGAVLGAKKLKAIVVEGSRGVNVADRKALKELNDYMMTQLIGSNNNHVVPSTPQSWAEYSHPGSRWTARKGLFWGAAEGGPIETGEIPPGDINTVGFRTMKSTFDLGPEAEEYTVKMGGCHSCPIRCMAQLNVPQAKKFGVPQTGGNTCVANFVHTTIFPNGPKDVEKKGDGNVVGNLVGLNIFDDMGLWCNYGQLHRDFTYCYTHGVFKRVLSEEEYNDIPWDKLEEGNPEFIKDFYYRLAHRKGEFSHLADGSYLMAQRWNLGEEYWGNKKNKLWSPMGFPIHHANEASAQVGSIVNCMFNRDAMTHTHINYIGSGLPLKLQKEIAGELFGSGDAFDETKNYTPINKAKIAYTKWTLLRSCLHDAVTLCNWVWPMTVSPHKSRNYRGDLEMEAKFFTAITGEPTTSKDLDLASERIFTLHRAYTVKLMNTMDMRNEHDQICSWVFDKDPDIPVFTEGTDKMDREDMQLSLTMFYEEMGWDPKLGCPTKETLVRLGLQDVADDLASRGLLPS, from the coding sequence ATGACTAACGGCTGGACTGGAAATATTCTAAGAATCAATTTAACTACCGGTGCCATCACACGTGAAAGCTCAAGCAAGTATAAATTCTTGATTGGTGGTATGGGCTTTGGCTACAAAATTATGTACGAAGAGGTTGCTCCCGGCGTTAAACCTTTTGATGAAGAAAACAAAGTTGTTTTTGCAGTAGGTCCTTTAACTGGATCTGGCGCACCTTGTAGCTCTCGCGTCAATATCACCTCTCTTTCCACCTTTACTCGTGGCAACCTCGTTGTTGACGCTCATATGGGGGGATTTTTCGCAGCATGGATGAAGTTTGCAGGCTATGACTCTCTGATTATTGAAGGTAAATCAGATAAACCTGTTTGGATCCATATCGATGATGACCAAGTTTCTATTGAAGATGCCTCTTTCTTATGGGGTAAAGGCGTTCGTCAAACCACAGAAGAGCTGTGCGCACAAACTAGCCCTGAAGCCTGTGTTGCCGCAATTGGTCCTGCGGGTGAAAATTTAGTCCCGTTATCTGGCATTATTAATAGCCGTAATCACAGTGGTGGTGCGGGTGTTGGTGCAGTGTTAGGCGCTAAAAAATTAAAAGCGATTGTTGTCGAAGGTAGCCGAGGCGTTAACGTTGCTGATCGTAAAGCGTTAAAAGAGCTTAACGACTACATGATGACACAACTTATTGGCTCAAATAACAACCACGTTGTACCAAGCACACCACAATCATGGGCTGAATATTCTCATCCAGGTTCTCGCTGGACTGCACGCAAAGGACTTTTCTGGGGTGCGGCTGAAGGCGGACCTATCGAAACGGGTGAAATTCCTCCTGGTGATATCAATACCGTTGGTTTTAGAACCATGAAATCCACCTTTGACCTTGGTCCTGAAGCTGAAGAATACACGGTCAAAATGGGAGGTTGCCACTCTTGTCCTATTCGTTGTATGGCGCAACTTAATGTTCCACAAGCGAAAAAATTTGGTGTACCGCAAACTGGGGGTAATACCTGCGTTGCAAACTTTGTTCACACCACCATTTTCCCTAATGGCCCTAAAGATGTTGAGAAAAAAGGGGATGGCAACGTTGTTGGTAATCTTGTTGGTCTGAATATTTTTGATGATATGGGATTATGGTGTAACTACGGTCAACTCCATCGTGACTTCACTTATTGTTATACCCACGGCGTCTTTAAACGTGTGCTTTCTGAAGAAGAATATAACGATATTCCTTGGGATAAACTGGAAGAAGGTAACCCAGAATTTATCAAAGATTTCTATTACCGTTTAGCGCATCGTAAAGGTGAATTTAGCCACCTTGCCGATGGATCTTACCTGATGGCTCAGCGTTGGAATTTAGGTGAAGAATATTGGGGTAACAAGAAAAATAAACTTTGGTCACCAATGGGCTTCCCAATTCACCACGCCAATGAAGCCTCTGCACAAGTTGGTTCTATCGTTAACTGTATGTTTAACCGCGACGCGATGACACATACCCATATCAACTATATCGGTAGTGGTTTACCGCTGAAATTGCAAAAAGAGATTGCAGGTGAGCTATTTGGCTCTGGTGATGCTTTTGATGAAACCAAAAACTACACACCAATTAATAAAGCAAAAATTGCTTATACCAAATGGACTCTCTTACGTAGTTGCTTACACGATGCCGTCACTTTATGTAACTGGGTATGGCCGATGACGGTTTCCCCTCATAAGAGCCGTAACTATCGTGGTGATCTTGAAATGGAAGCCAAATTCTTCACGGCGATCACAGGTGAACCAACCACATCTAAAGATTTAGATTTAGCCTCAGAGCGTATCTTCACCTTACACCGCGCTTATACCGTTAAATTAATGAACACTATGGATATGCGCAATGAGCATGACCAAATCTGTTCATGGGTATTTGATAAAGATCCTGATATTCCTGTCTTTACTGAAGGTACAGACAAAATGGACAGAGAAGATATGCAGCTTTCTCTCACCATGTTCTATGAAGAAATGGGCTGGGACCCTAAATTAGGTTGCCCAACAAAAGAAACTTTAGTTCGCCTTGGATTACAAGATGTTGCAGATGATTTAGCGTCTCGTGGTTTATTACCAAGTTAA
- a CDS encoding peroxiredoxin C: MVLVTRKAPDFTAAAVLGNGEIVNDFNLHSFIKGKPAVIFFWPMDFTFVCPSELIAFDHRFEEFKKRGVEIIGVSMDSEFVHNAWRKTPIDDGGIGEVKYPMVADIKHDIIKAYGIEHPEAGVALRGSFLIDKEGVVRHQVVNDLPLGRNIDEMIRMVDALQFHEEHGEVCPAQWEKGQEGMGASPDGVAKYLKANSGKL; this comes from the coding sequence ATGGTTCTGGTTACTCGCAAAGCCCCTGATTTCACAGCTGCTGCCGTTTTAGGTAATGGCGAAATCGTTAATGATTTCAACCTGCATTCATTTATCAAAGGCAAACCTGCCGTTATTTTCTTCTGGCCAATGGATTTCACATTTGTTTGCCCTTCAGAGCTGATTGCATTTGATCACCGTTTTGAAGAATTCAAAAAACGTGGCGTTGAAATCATCGGTGTTTCTATGGACTCTGAATTCGTTCATAACGCATGGCGTAAAACCCCAATTGATGATGGCGGTATTGGTGAAGTTAAATACCCAATGGTTGCTGATATCAAACATGACATCATCAAAGCTTACGGCATCGAACACCCAGAAGCAGGCGTTGCTCTGCGTGGTTCATTCCTAATTGACAAAGAAGGTGTTGTTCGTCACCAAGTCGTTAACGATCTGCCACTTGGTCGTAATATCGATGAAATGATCCGTATGGTTGACGCACTGCAATTCCACGAAGAACACGGTGAAGTTTGCCCTGCACAGTGGGAAAAAGGTCAAGAAGGTATGGGCGCATCTCCAGACGGCGTTGCTAAATACCTGAAAGCAAACTCTGGCAAACTGTAA
- a CDS encoding ferredoxin-like protein has product MSDTHHRPILDIGLSRLEFLRISGKGLAGITIAPALLSLLGCKQEEIDSGIIQLTTTPKGVLVTNRARCTGCHRCETACTTWNDGSVGSFFSRTKIHRHFYFGDKGIGSGGGLYGDLNFTTDTCRQCKDPECMKVCPVKAIRYQEEFGCIVVDTRRCIGCAACTTACPWMMATVNPQTKKSGKCNLCGECASACPTGALQIIEWKEITV; this is encoded by the coding sequence ATGTCTGATACACATCATCGTCCAATATTAGATATTGGGCTATCAAGACTAGAGTTTCTGCGAATATCCGGTAAAGGGCTTGCAGGGATCACGATAGCACCCGCATTGCTTTCTCTTTTAGGTTGTAAGCAAGAAGAAATAGACAGCGGAATAATTCAATTAACCACAACACCTAAAGGCGTTTTAGTCACAAATAGAGCGCGTTGCACAGGATGCCACCGTTGCGAAACAGCATGTACAACATGGAATGATGGAAGCGTTGGATCATTCTTCTCACGTACCAAAATCCATCGTCACTTTTATTTTGGTGATAAAGGTATTGGCTCTGGTGGGGGGCTTTATGGCGATTTGAACTTTACAACGGATACATGCCGCCAATGTAAAGATCCTGAATGTATGAAGGTCTGCCCAGTCAAAGCTATCCGTTATCAAGAAGAGTTCGGCTGTATTGTCGTTGATACACGTCGTTGTATTGGTTGTGCCGCCTGTACAACAGCTTGTCCGTGGATGATGGCAACCGTCAACCCACAAACTAAAAAATCCGGCAAATGTAATTTATGTGGTGAGTGTGCATCAGCGTGCCCAACAGGTGCTCTGCAAATCATTGAATGGAAAGAAATTACTGTTTAA
- the ggt gene encoding gamma-glutamyltransferase, translating to MITIKKTHLLLLTALFSHSLYAAYEPAVEAQHGMIVSSQHLASQVGNDILQKGGNAIDAAVAVGYAQAVVNACCGNIGGGGFMTIHLADGTNTFINFRETAPAAASKNMYLDKEGNLIKGASLYGYLASGVPGTVKGLDAALEKYGTLSRQEVMAPAIKLAREGYILTRADTDVLETTTERFKQDPESAKIFLKPDGTPWQPGDRLIQTDLANTLELIAEQGAEAFYQGEIPKKVEEASKQHKGMLTKDDFANFTITETKPITCTYRGYEFISAPPPSSGGVTICQTLNILEGYDLKSMGFNSAEYVHTLTEAMRHAYMDRNTFLGDPQFINNPTERLLSKTYATEIRQQIKPNKATPSENVQPGIAPHESPETTHYSVIDKNGNAVSTTYTINGRFGAVVIAPGTGFFLNNEMDDFTTKVGEKNLYGLVQGERNSIAPLKRPLSSMSPTIVTKEGKPFLILGSPGGSRIISITLQTALNIIEFGMPPQEAVNSPRIHHQWLPDEVYYEQRGLSKDTLEKLSAMGYKMVEQTPWGAAELIMVGLPGEEGVIPTSSGNDSAVSGAVREGYIYGSNDVRRPAGKAVGY from the coding sequence ATGATTACTATAAAAAAGACTCACCTGCTGTTACTCACCGCCCTTTTTTCACATTCACTTTATGCTGCCTATGAACCCGCGGTTGAAGCACAACATGGTATGATTGTCTCTTCTCAACATTTAGCATCACAAGTCGGGAATGATATTTTACAAAAAGGGGGGAATGCGATTGATGCCGCCGTTGCAGTTGGTTATGCACAAGCTGTCGTGAATGCCTGCTGCGGTAATATTGGTGGCGGTGGTTTTATGACAATACACCTTGCTGATGGCACAAATACCTTTATTAATTTCAGGGAAACCGCGCCTGCCGCAGCGTCTAAAAATATGTATTTAGATAAAGAGGGTAACTTAATTAAAGGTGCCAGTTTATATGGCTATCTCGCTTCAGGTGTACCTGGTACGGTAAAAGGGCTTGATGCTGCATTAGAAAAATACGGCACCCTTTCACGCCAAGAAGTGATGGCACCTGCGATTAAACTTGCAAGAGAAGGCTATATTTTAACGCGTGCTGATACCGATGTATTAGAAACAACAACAGAGCGCTTTAAACAAGATCCTGAATCGGCAAAAATTTTCTTAAAACCAGATGGAACACCATGGCAACCTGGTGATCGCTTAATTCAGACTGACTTAGCCAATACGCTTGAGCTTATTGCAGAGCAAGGTGCAGAGGCTTTTTATCAAGGTGAAATTCCTAAAAAAGTAGAAGAAGCCTCAAAACAGCATAAGGGAATGCTAACTAAAGATGATTTCGCAAACTTCACTATCACCGAGACCAAACCTATCACCTGTACTTATCGGGGTTATGAATTTATTTCTGCACCACCACCCAGCTCAGGCGGAGTCACTATCTGCCAAACATTGAATATTTTGGAAGGCTATGATCTTAAATCGATGGGCTTTAATTCAGCTGAATATGTTCATACACTAACGGAAGCAATGCGTCATGCTTATATGGACAGAAACACTTTTCTTGGCGATCCTCAATTTATTAATAATCCAACAGAAAGGTTACTCAGTAAAACTTATGCCACTGAAATTCGCCAACAAATAAAACCCAATAAAGCCACTCCATCAGAAAATGTACAACCTGGTATTGCACCTCATGAAAGCCCTGAAACAACACACTACTCAGTTATAGATAAAAATGGTAACGCAGTTTCAACCACTTATACTATAAATGGTCGTTTCGGTGCCGTTGTTATTGCGCCTGGAACAGGTTTTTTCCTCAATAATGAAATGGATGATTTTACAACCAAAGTTGGCGAGAAAAATCTCTATGGCTTAGTACAAGGTGAACGTAATAGCATTGCCCCATTAAAACGCCCATTATCATCAATGAGCCCAACCATTGTGACGAAAGAAGGTAAACCTTTCTTAATATTAGGATCACCAGGAGGCTCACGAATTATCTCAATCACCTTACAAACAGCACTTAATATCATTGAGTTTGGTATGCCACCGCAAGAAGCCGTTAATAGCCCTCGTATTCATCATCAATGGCTACCTGATGAGGTTTATTATGAACAACGAGGGTTATCAAAAGACACGTTAGAAAAACTTTCTGCCATGGGATATAAAATGGTAGAACAAACCCCATGGGGAGCTGCTGAATTGATTATGGTTGGACTCCCCGGAGAAGAAGGCGTGATCCCAACTTCATCAGGCAACGATTCTGCTGTTTCTGGAGCAGTGCGTGAAGGTTATATTTATGGATCAAATGATGTGCGCCGCCCTGCGGGTAAAGCAGTGGGTTACTAA
- a CDS encoding ACP phosphodiesterase: MNYLAHLHLAFRAKSSLLGNMMADYVKGAPSSDYSQAVIEGIRMHRRIDVLTDTHPLVKQARLLFPDEYRRVSPITLDVFWDHFLSLNWLKFEPDLPLIEFVTKTRNIIEPDLWQTPEKFQELNEYLWSQSWLIRYADKAYIAQTLKGMARRRPRLSALAGSYIVLETHYDELSEIFWQFYPQLLERAQHHQLDD, from the coding sequence ATGAATTATCTTGCTCACTTACATCTGGCCTTTAGAGCAAAAAGCTCTCTATTAGGCAATATGATGGCAGATTATGTTAAAGGCGCACCTAGCTCTGATTACAGCCAAGCTGTTATTGAGGGCATTCGCATGCATAGACGCATTGATGTGCTTACAGACACTCACCCATTAGTCAAGCAAGCTCGCCTTTTATTTCCTGATGAATATCGCCGAGTTTCACCAATTACCTTAGATGTTTTTTGGGATCATTTTCTTTCTTTAAATTGGTTGAAATTTGAACCAGATTTACCGTTGATTGAATTTGTTACCAAGACCCGAAATATTATTGAACCTGATTTATGGCAAACACCTGAAAAATTCCAAGAGCTTAATGAGTATCTATGGTCACAATCTTGGTTAATTCGTTATGCTGATAAGGCATATATTGCTCAAACATTGAAAGGAATGGCAAGAAGAAGACCACGATTAAGTGCACTAGCTGGCTCTTATATTGTTCTTGAAACCCACTATGACGAACTAAGTGAAATTTTTTGGCAGTTTTATCCACAATTGCTAGAAAGAGCACAACATCACCAACTTGATGACTGA
- the phsC gene encoding thiosulfate reductase cytochrome B subunit codes for MSAVNIMPNAEQFQASLKEYVLIYTPDYLPLWLIVAGVLLVGMLLVLALHGFLRYRFATPHGESHKEEKLYLYSKAVRLWHWSNASLFILLLLSGGINHFALLSAHDTALLVSVHEICGYLLLVCWLSFVLINLVGGNGKFYRIDGKNWLQRTLMQVRFYLYGIIKGEDHPFPATPNVKFNPLQQMAYLGVMYALVPLLLITGVLLQNPAFIPADAVMFKAWLLIAHQVLAVCSVFFILGHLYLCTTGRTPFQTFRSMVDGYHRH; via the coding sequence ATGAGTGCAGTTAATATCATGCCAAATGCCGAGCAATTTCAAGCCTCACTAAAAGAGTATGTCTTAATCTATACGCCTGACTATTTACCACTTTGGTTAATTGTTGCAGGTGTGCTCTTAGTGGGGATGTTGCTTGTTCTCGCACTGCATGGCTTCTTGCGTTATCGCTTTGCCACACCACACGGTGAGTCTCATAAAGAAGAGAAGCTCTATCTTTACTCTAAAGCAGTGCGTTTGTGGCACTGGAGTAATGCCTCTTTATTTATTCTGTTGCTTCTCAGTGGTGGCATTAACCATTTCGCCCTACTTTCTGCACACGATACAGCATTATTAGTTAGCGTGCATGAAATCTGTGGTTATCTGCTATTAGTTTGCTGGTTATCCTTCGTACTGATTAACCTTGTTGGTGGTAATGGCAAGTTTTACCGCATTGATGGCAAAAATTGGTTACAACGCACCTTAATGCAAGTTCGTTTTTACCTCTACGGCATTATCAAAGGCGAAGATCACCCCTTCCCAGCAACACCGAATGTTAAATTTAATCCACTGCAACAAATGGCTTATTTAGGTGTGATGTATGCATTAGTTCCATTGCTTTTAATAACGGGTGTTTTACTGCAAAACCCAGCATTTATTCCTGCTGATGCTGTAATGTTTAAAGCATGGCTATTGATCGCACACCAAGTATTAGCCGTATGTAGTGTCTTTTTTATTCTTGGTCACCTGTATCTGTGTACGACAGGCAGAACCCCATTCCAAACATTTCGCAGTATGGTTGACGGTTACCATAGACACTAA